CGACGGTAAGGTCATCGCGCCGGCCAACGTCGACCTGGGTGACGTGCTCATCGACGCCCTCGTCAACGCGGGCGTCGAGGAGGTCAAGACCCGTTCGGTCCTGACCTGTGAGTCCGCCGTCGGTACGTGTGCGTTCTGCTACGGCCGTTCGCTCGCCACCGGCAAGCTGGTCGACATCGGTGAGGCGGTCGGCATCATCGCCGCCCAGTCCATCGGTGAGCCCGGTACCCAGCTGACGATGCGTACCTTCCACACCGGTGGTGTGGCCGGTGACGACATCACCCAGGGTCTGCCCCGTGTCGTCGAGCTCTTCGAGGCTCGTCAGCCCAAGGGTGTCGCCCCGATCTCGGAGGCGGCCGGCCGCATCCGTATCGAGGAGACCGAGAAGACCAAGAAGATCGTCGTCACCCCGGACGACGGCACCGACGAGACGGCGTTCCCGATCTCGAAGCGTGCCCGTCTGCTCGTGGGCGAGGGCGACCACGTCGAGGTGGGCCAGAAGCTCACCGTGGGTGCCACCAACCCGCACGACGTGCTGCGCATCCTCGGTCAGCGTGCGGTCCAGATCCACCTGGTCGCCGAAGTCCAGAAGGTCTACAACTCGCAGGGCGTGTCGATCCACGACAAGCACATCGAGATCATCATCCGGCAGATGCTGCGCCGCGTGACGATCATCGAGTCCGGCGACGCGGAGCTCCTGCCGGGCGAGCTCGTCGAGCGCTCGAAGTTCGAGACCGAGAACCGTCGTGTGGTCACCGAGGGCGGTCACCCCGCCTCCGGCCGTCCGCAGCTGATGGGTATCACCAAGGCCTCGCTCGCCACCGAGTCGTGGCTGTCGGCGGCGTCCTTCCAGGAGACCACCCGGGTTCTGACCGACGCGGCGATCAACGCCAAGTCGGACTCCCTGGTCGGCCTCAAGGAGAACGTCATCATCGGTAAGCTCATCCCGGCCGGTACGGGCCTCGCCCGCTACCGCAACATCCGGGTCGAGCCGACCGAAGAGGCCAAGGCCGCGATGTACTCGGCCGTCGGCTACGACGACATCGACTACTCGCCGTTCGGCTCGGGCTCCGGCCAGGCCGTTCCGCTGGAGGACTACGACTACGGTCCGTACAACCAGTAAGTAGTGCGAACCGAAGGGCGGTCACCCCGATTGCGGGGTGGCCGCCCTTCGGCGTTTCAGCGTTGGGCCAGCTCCCAGACCGCGACGAGCACGCCGGCGCTCGCGGTGAGCGCGGCGATGCTGGTCAGCGGCCAGCGGGCGCGCTCAAGGGAGTCGAGCCGGGCCTCGTGGTCGGCCAGCTGCTTGTCGGTCTGGTCGCTGCGCTGTACGAGCAGCGCGAGCGAGCCGTCGACGCGGGCGAAGCCGGCCTCCAGGGTGCCCCGGAGGCGTTCCAGTTCGAGGGCGACGGCGACGGGGTCGTTCGGATCAGACTCGGTCATCGGCACCACCCGGGGTGGATCGGAGCCAGGACGGCAGCAGCTTCTGCGCCGCGTCGAGGGCCATCACCCGGGTCAGTCCGCCGGCGACGGCCAGCGCCCCGGCGACCCAGGGGAGGGTCGCGGGGACACCGGAGGCGTCGACGATCGCGGGGAGCACGACGGCGATGCCGACGGCGGACTGGAGGACGGTGCGGGCCGTGCGCTTGGCGGCATCGGACATCGGGGGTCTCCTCTCGTGCGGGGCTACTTCGTGTACGGGACCTTCAGCGCGCTCCAGGAGGCGGCGCCCGGGGTGCCGTCGGCGTCGGAGCCGCGGAATCCGAGCTTCTGCTGCCACTTGGCGTAGCTGCGCCGGTCGGCCTCGCTCCAGCGGGGGCCGGGGCCGACGACGTACGCGGAGCAGCCCTCGGCGACGAGACGGCGGCCCATCGCGGTGATGACCGGGGAGCTCGTCTCCCTGCGGAAGAACGAGGTGCCCGGGAAGGGCTGCAGGCGGGGCGGTGCGGGCTTCCCGCCGGCGGGCTTTCCGCCCGCGGGGGTGCTCGGGGCGGGGGCCTTGCCGAGGCGGGCCTGGACGCGGTCGCGCATCGCCGGCATGCCGAAGCCCTTGGGGTCGCTCTTCCAGTCGGACCATTCCAGGTGACCGATGACGGACCTGGCGCCCCAGTCGTGGGCCCGGCACAGGGCGGCGGAGACCCGCTCGATCGCGTCGCGCTGGGCGGCCGGCCAGGGGTCGGTGCCGTTGCCGAGGTTGACGCACTCGAAGCCGTAGAAGCGGGAGTTCCCGTCGACGGCGCCGGGGCTGCCCTGGTGGACGCGGGGGGCCGGGGGCCGGTCCCCGTACGTCTCGCTGATCACGGCCTGGAGGACGGACGGGTCGCCGCCGCCGGCGTGGTTGGCGCGGCCGTTGGCGACGAGGTGGACGGTGCCGTCCTTGGCGATGACGCCGTGGCAGAGCGGTCCGGGCAGGCCCTCGTACCCGTTGAAGCAGAGCTCGACGGAGGAGGCGGTCCCGGTGGAGACGGTGTGGTGGATCATCACGCCGGTGACCGGGCCCCAGGCGCCGGTGTGGTTCCGGTTGTGGGTGCGCCAGCCGGGGTGCTCGACGACGGTGACGCCTTCGGCGCGGAGTGCGGCGAGGAGCCGGTCCGCGGGGAGGGGAGTGGCCATCTGGTGTCCTCCGGACATGAAGAAGGCCCGCGCTCGGGCGGGCGTACGGGTGGGGTGCGGGCGGGGCGGCTACGCGGCGGATTCCGGGGTCTGCTCCGGGATCTCCGGTGCGGGAGCGGGGTCCGGCTCGGGCTCCGGTTGCGGCGCGGGGGCCGGGGCCGGGGCCGGCGGCGCCCAGGTCGCGCAGAGCGCGGCGTACGCGTCGCGTCGGCCCGCGAAGTCGGCGAGCGCGGCGGCCACGGCCCGCTCGACGGCGGACGGGTCGGGGACGACGGGGCTGCCGCCCTGCCCGTTGACGACGATCAGCCCGGAGCCGCGCAGGGCCGCGTCGGCGGTGCCGGCCTCGGTGACCTGGGCGGAGACGTAGACCGACGGGTACTCGCCGGTCATCGGGTCCTGTTCCAGGGGGCCGCCGAAGCTGTTGTCGTAGACGCGTACGTCGAGGGTGTGGCCGTTCTCGGTGACGGCGGCGCGGCCCGCGTAGTCGATGGCGACGCCCCAGGGCTGGGTGGGGTCGATGTTCATGGTGTGCTCCTTGCCGGCCTCGGAGGGCGGATCAGGTCTGGGTGCCGTACATCAGGACGGGCTGGGCGTAGACCGTGCCGCCCGAGGCCATGGCCTGGATCTCGACGGTCATGATCTTGCCGAACTTGGTCTGGATGTCGCCGGGCAGCAGGCCGGTGTGGTCGTAGGTCTGGCCGGCGGTGACGGTGGGGCCGAACGGCTGGCCGTCGACGAGGACCTTGACCTGGCCGGTCGCGCCGCTGGAGACCTTCGTGTAGACGGTCAGCCGCATCTTGGGCTGCCAGATGGGGTTGAAGGACTGGGCGATCATGGTGAACGCGGCGCTGGTGGTCGACGGCCACCGGGCCTGGTTCTGGTCCACCGGGGGCAGGAGCTGCAACCACGGCCGGGCGAGGCCGCCGGTCATGATGTCGTCCGCGAAGATCTCGTGACTGTAGCCGTCGAAGATCCGGATGACGGGCCTGACGGTGGTGGGGGAGCTGGCGCCCATCTGGAGGACGGGGGCCGTCGAGCCGTCGGCGTTGGTGCGCCGCACCGTGAGCTGGCCGTCGGCGACCTCGTTCATGGGCGGGCGGGTGTTGACCGCGGTGGAGAGGGCGGTGATCCGGCGTTCCATCTGGTTGAGCCGGTCGATGATGTCCTCGGGCAGCTGGGGCATCAGGCCTCCTCAAGGTAGAGCTCGGCGGTGTCGGGACGGCCGCGCTCGGGGGGTGTGACCTTGACGCCGATGATGCGGTAGCGGGCGTCGAGGCCGTTGGAGTACCACTCGTCCGTGATGCGGATGCGGGCGGTGCGGCCCAGGAGCGCGGGCGGGACGATCCCGCCGAGGTGGATGCTGATCGCCGGGATCACGACGGCGCCGCCGGCCTGGGCGAGTTCGGTGGCGGCGACCTGGTCCAGGGTGAGCTGGTCGGTGATCTCGTTGTGGTCCGAGGAGAGGTCGATCAGCGGCCAGCCGTCGGCGATGAGGTCGGTGGCGATCTGCTGGGTGGAGACGAGCGGCCGGGACTCGGCGGCGGCGTTGCTGTTGGTGGAGGCGCCCCGGGCGACGGCCGTGGTGCCGCCGCGGGTGGCGTCCCAGGGGAAGGAGTACGACAGGATCGTGCCCGGCCGGTCGAAGACCAGGTCGGTGGCGCCGGTACGGATCTGGGGCGCGCCGAGCCGGAGCTGCCGGATGCGCTTCCCGCTGACCGGGTCCCGGTACACCATGATCTGGTGCTCGAAGCCGTCCTGCAGGGCGGCGAGCTGGTCCAGCGCCTCCAGGTAGACGGTCTCGTCGCCGTTCCGCCAGGCGGCGGTCCGCTTGGTCGTGGAGGTCTCCTCGCCGAACTCGACGGTGAAGGCGTCCTCCTTCGTGAGCTCCGTCCACAGTCCGCGGGCGATGGCCAGCTGGTCGGTCGGCTGGTTGTACTCGATCTTGGAGCGGATGCGCCTGCGGCTCGCGTACGAGTCGAAGGTGGCGGCCTGGAGGGAGAGGGTCAGCACCCCGCGGCCGCTCGACTGCAGGGTGGTGGTCCAGACGATGCCGCCCCACCACAGGTCGCCGTCGCGCTCCAGGTAGACCGTGGTGCGGCCCTCGCGGACCTTCTTGACCCGGTCGGCGATCGCCTTGTCCGGGATGGGGATGGTGCCGGAGAGCGAGCCGGCCTTGCCGATGAAGTCGTCGAACTGGACGTCCCGCAGGGGCAGGATGTCGATGGTCTGATCGCTGGTCAGGTCACAGAAGATCGCCCGGTAGGGCGTGTCGAGTGCCATCGCGTTCCTCCTTACAGGACGTAGGTGGCGGTGATGTGCACGATCCGGCCGTTCGGGATGACGGCGGTCGGCGTCCAGGAGCGGAGCGAGACGATCCCGGTGGAGAAGATCGTGGCGCCGCCGGTGGCGAGGTAGTCGCTGGCCGGCGCCTCGTAGTTGGAGACGGGGCGCCAGCCGGTCGGCAGTACGCACATCTGCTGGTCGGGGATGGTGCCGGTGGAGCCCGCGGTGATGTCGGTGCCGGCGCGGGTCATGCTGACCCTGACCGTGGCGACGCCGCGGGTGCGGCGCGCGGTGAAGTTGGAGACCGTCCA
Above is a genomic segment from Streptomyces sp. NBC_00094 containing:
- a CDS encoding peptidoglycan-binding protein, with protein sequence MATPLPADRLLAALRAEGVTVVEHPGWRTHNRNHTGAWGPVTGVMIHHTVSTGTASSVELCFNGYEGLPGPLCHGVIAKDGTVHLVANGRANHAGGGDPSVLQAVISETYGDRPPAPRVHQGSPGAVDGNSRFYGFECVNLGNGTDPWPAAQRDAIERVSAALCRAHDWGARSVIGHLEWSDWKSDPKGFGMPAMRDRVQARLGKAPAPSTPAGGKPAGGKPAPPRLQPFPGTSFFRRETSSPVITAMGRRLVAEGCSAYVVGPGPRWSEADRRSYAKWQQKLGFRGSDADGTPGAASWSALKVPYTK
- a CDS encoding ATP-binding protein, whose amino-acid sequence is MNIDPTQPWGVAIDYAGRAAVTENGHTLDVRVYDNSFGGPLEQDPMTGEYPSVYVSAQVTEAGTADAALRGSGLIVVNGQGGSPVVPDPSAVERAVAAALADFAGRRDAYAALCATWAPPAPAPAPAPQPEPEPDPAPAPEIPEQTPESAA